DNA sequence from the Deltaproteobacteria bacterium genome:
TGATTAGCCAGCCCAACCACTTGAATCCCTCAAATTTGATCTGGATGAATTGTATTCGGTTCAATGTAGTTATCCTCTTGGGAATCAGGAAAAAGCTCATCAATTGGCTTGCCTAAATATCGAGAAATATTTTGCTTTATTTCCTCATTAGGAGAAATCCAACCATTGACGATTTTGCTGACTTTGGCTGGGTCCACTCCCAAAAGACGTGAGAGATCAAACTGTTTTATCCTGCGCTCAACCAAGGCGACCTTTAATGGAATGTTCATGATTTTTTCTCCTTAATGGGTTGTTCAGGTTCATCAAAAAGTTGTTGCCGTCTCACCATTAGAAAAAGGGAAAACAAGAAAATCTTTATTTTCGGGAACAAAAAAAGCCCTGCAAGTTAACCTTACAGGGCTAAGAAGGGCGCTCGTTTGTGTATTCTAGTTTTTTAGCTTCACGAAGGCGTAAATATTAGGGCAGGCGTCCCAGGATTCAAAGTTGTCTGTTCTAAAAGCGGTTAGCATGGCCTTGTAACAAGCCGTATCTCCGCATTTTTTGCATATCTTCTCGATATCTTGACAAAGTAGCCTTGCTTCAGGATCGGTATATATTGAACTCCCATCCAGCCCCTGCTGGGAGTTCCAATCTTCAATATAAACCCTTTTGCCATCTTCATTAGGTTCTGCCTTGATCAGCACGTTTTTCTGCGTTGTTTGCTCAAAATCAAGGAGGTCTTTCCAGGTATTTTTGTCATCCCTTCCTTTTAAGTTTTTAACCCTTTGTTCTAATGTTTTATGGATAAGTCTTTTCCAAATATCTTTATCGTATTGTTCGCCGGTGATCAGCTTAAACCCCTTGTAATATCTTTTTTTTGCGAGATCATCTGATATGCCCAATTCCCGCGCAATAACCGAGAACGGCTTGTTTGCGTTTCGTTCATCCCAAATCCTGTAATAGTCCATTCTTTTATCAAAATGGGGCCGTTTCTCTGAATTTCCTTCTTTATCTTCATCAATTTCAAGGACAGCCCGTGCACTTGTAACGAATTCCTTCACTTCGTCAGTAATTTGCCCTAGGTTTCTTTCAGGGTTAATGTCGATTGTCAGTTTAATGTAATGATCATCCCATATTGGAGTAAAACAGTCTGGCTTTTCTTCGCGCCATTCATAACCCACGGCCAATGGGTTTTTAAATATGGGCCATTGGAGCATCTGATCTTGGGAAATATCTATGGACGGATGGTATATCATTTCCAGTCCAAATCGGTCCCTGATAGCTTCTGCCTCTAAGGTCAATTCCGCAAACGTGTCTAAGGTGCCATTTTCGTCAAATGCTTGAGCATGAGTTTCGCAGAATTCTATGTAATCTATGTTTCGTCTCGTTCTCTCCCATTTGTCTTTGAGAGATGTCTTAAGCCAATTCAGTGTACCTGTTTTCATGCTGTCCCTCCACTAGACCAAGACTCCACTTTGAAGATGTTGGGGCCAGGCCGGTAGTGGAGATCCCGGCTTTTCGGGTGCGACCCTATGCCCCACAGGTTGTGTTCAACTAGATCATAAACTACAAGACGCAATCAACGATTCCTATGCCTTATGGTCAATAAAGCTCGTTCGGAGTCACATCAATTGTTGTAAAGCCCGTCATATACGCAAAAAGGAGGAATTCTGTCTCATCAAATGAATTTGTTGTCTCTTTATCGGGATAATATACGCCCCCTGCTTTTTCTGAAGGCCGATAGTGGTGGCTTATATCCCAAGAATATTCTTCTACTCCAGCGTCTTTAATCAACCTCGATACCCTGCCTTTGACGCTGTGCTCAAGACCCTCAACAACCAACACGTATTCTCTGACAACCTCATAAAGGTACGTATTCATAAAGTGCTCCTTTCGTAGTTGGTAAAAAGTTGATTTGTACAGGGAGCATCATAAATTATATCCATAGACGCTCGGCAAAACCACACATTCCATCCCCCCTTTTTGTGACAATTTGTGACAAAAATTAAAGTTATTGACTATTTTCTTTATAATGCTTATAATCACCAAACCAAAAAAAATCAAGAAGTTAAATAGTTCTAGTATGTTGCCGAAACCCCTTTAAACCGAATGGGGTTCAGGGGGCCGGAGGTTCAAATCCTCTCGCCCCGACCAAAAAAGAACGCGATGAGCGGGTTGAGCTTGAGGCCGACCCGCTTATTTTTTGGGTAGTCAAAAAGTTTCATGATGGGAAGGTCCTTGTTTAGTCGGACTTATGTCTGTCTAATCGGCTTATGGCCTTCGCAATCACAGCTGCCGACACCCCTAATTGACGTCTTGTCTCGGTCAGTGAGACTCCGTATCGGTAAACAAAGACCTCTGCCAACTGATGCCTTACCTTTGATATTTCCCACCGCCGGTTTACTGCCTTCAGTGCTTTTACGCTGATGTTTTCCTTCTTGCAGAGGGTATCCACAAGTGAAGCCGCGCCTTTCATGCGCTCTTGGGCGGAAAATTGTTTTCTTGTTGCGAGAGACAAAATCTTGCCGGTCTCGATCGTCATCAACGATATTTCTTCGTTCAATGCCCCGGACAATGACATGATGCAGGCTTCCGGAGGCATCTAGCCTGGCCCCTCTTGGCATGGCTCAGTTTCCGTCAATCTGATCTATCCTTGCGTACGAAATTAGGTTAAAAAAACTCAAGGGTGTTTTCTTGGCACGGCTTTTTTGCTTTTTGCCCGTCTTCGCCAAGGCTACGCCGCGGCAAGCCGATGACATAACATGGATTATCAGATGGCCATAAAGCCGGGCGGGCGGGGGTTAAGAATGGTATCGGGCTGAAGGATGCGGCAGAGGAAGACCCAAAGGGGTTGAAGCCCGCAGCCGAAGACCATCCGCTTAAGTTCATTGAGCCTGTTCTCATTTGTTGAGGAAATCGTTGGGGCTAATGCCGGCCTCTTTAAGGATTGCTCTGAGGGTGCCCTCTGGGATGTCTTTGGAGTGATTGGGCACGGTGGTGTATCGATCCGTGCGTTGGTTGTACCAGATCTCGTGACTTCCGGCAGCTTGCCTGTCGAAAACAAAGCCAAAGGCTTTGAGGCGTTTGACAATCTGCCGGTAACTAAAACCTGCAAGCCTGCCCATGCTATGCACTCACGATGAGCGGATAATCGAAGGAGTCTCCGATCTGTGTGAGTTCGGGTTTGTTCTGCCTCTCTGCCCGTGCTTCCAGCAGTTTGCGTGCAACATCTCTGGCAATCTCTAAGGCTTCTGTGGCCGTACGTCCCTGGGCTACGAGACCCTGTACATCCTTTGAGGTGGCCAAGTACACGCCTTCCGGCAGTTTTTCAATGTGGATATTTACGATTTTTTCCATAACAAATTTTTCTCCTGTGTTGCTCAGGGACCGATTTTAGCTCTTACGTGGCCGCCGAGGAATGGGTCCAGCGTTTTGCATCATGTTTGAGCAACATACCTTCGATAAGTTCTTTGATTACGGCTTTTTCTTCGGGATCCAGCTTTGAAACGGCTTCAAAATGGAACCGTAGATCCTCATCAGGCCCCCTGCCTTCGCCTCCAAACAGTAGCACATCTGCGCTCACATTCAATGCAAGAATGATCTTGCGAAAGACTTCCAAGGTGGGCTGAGAGGTGCCAGCCTCGTATCGTTTTAATTGAGAGACATGAATGCCGAGCTTATCGGCCATCATCTGTTGTGTAAAGCCGCTCTTTTTGCGAAGGGCAGCCAATTGTCTGGGAAATGACATAATCATCACCGTGAGTAGTTTATTTTGCATTAGTTTACCTCATGGATTTTTTATGCTTGATAGAAAGTACCATATTAGATACTAAAAACGAACCTAAATTACAACTTGACAGATTTTTATAGGGGGGATTTTCGGCAGGAAAAAAGGCCATCAACTTTGTGACTTTGGCCGGTCCTCGAGTTGATGGCCTCAGGAAGGGTCCCAGAGGCATCAAAGCTTCTGAAACCGCTTTGTTTTTCTATCGTATCTCCCCCATTGAATCAAGAAAGATCCGCCTTCGCTTAAGCTACGGCGGCAGGCGATCTTCATTGGAACCCATCAGCCTTTGGCGGAACTTGGGGGAACTTGAGGGACGGGTTTGACTTTTTTAACTTCTTTCAATTTCAATCGGGAGAAGCCCACCGGGGGTATTTCGGGGACATCCTGGACTTTTTTAACCTGCTTGGCTTTTCTTGGTGTTTCCAAGGCGGCGAAAGAAAAAGCAGGGGAACTCAATAGTCGCCAAAACACTGCAGTGCCGAAAGAAGATGAGCGCTTGGGCTGTGTGAGCCTGGTGCTTTTTTCTTTGAAGGCCGATTTTGAGAAGCTTTTGGGTTCTGGTAGAGAAGTTATTCGTAGTGAGTCCACATGCGGATGACTTTTATGGTCTTGATATCGTCCAGAACCTGATAGACGAGTCTTTGTTGGATGTTGATTCTCCGAGAATAGGCTCCTGCAAGATCTCCCACCAGGCGTTCATAAGGCGGCGGGGTTTGGAAAGGATCTTTTCTGAGAATGTCCAGAAGGGGTTCTGCTTTTTGGCGAAGCCCTGACGCCTCAAGTTTTTCTGCATCCTTTCGGGCCCGCCAAGTAAAGACCAGTTTCCAAGTCACCAGTCAAGGTCCTCGCTGCATTCCTCCACCGGTGTTTTGAGCCCTTTTCTGATGGATTCCCTCATGCCGGGCGCCGAAAGAAGGTAGAGCGTCTCTTGAATCGCCCGCCAGTCATCTTCCGAGACCAGGACCGCATTGCTCCTTTTCCCAGTGATCTGTATCGGTTTGTGGGAGGCTGCGGCCTCGTCCATGAGCTTGTAGAGCCTGGCTCTTGCCTGGCTTGCCGTCAGGGTTGTCATATGAATCACCTCTGCACAAAGCGTACGCTATTTCGTACGTTATGTCAACTAAGTCGCGCATCAGAACATGGTGGGCCAACCGCATAGAGTCTTGGAAATGACGAAAGATAATGAGCCTCTTCATGGGGTTGCGAATTGTCCCATGACCATCGGAAACAAACGATTTCCTGAAAATTGCGGGATGTGCCCGGATGTGCCCTCAACAGGTCTATTTGATGTAATCGACAAGAGTGAACCAGCTATTGCTGTCGGCATACATCTGGCGCACTGAAAGCCTGCTATTTGACGCGATCTCGTCGATGTGATCGGTTGTAAATTTGTGAGAGTTTTCTGTGTGAATGCTTTCCCCCTTTCGGATTTCCAAGGCTCCATCAAAAAA
Encoded proteins:
- a CDS encoding type II toxin-antitoxin system HicA family toxin, encoding MGRLAGFSYRQIVKRLKAFGFVFDRQAAGSHEIWYNQRTDRYTTVPNHSKDIPEGTLRAILKEAGISPNDFLNK
- a CDS encoding helix-turn-helix transcriptional regulator, whose protein sequence is MNIPLKVALVERRIKQFDLSRLLGVDPAKVSKIVNGWISPNEEIKQNISRYLGKPIDELFPDSQEDNYIEPNTIHPDQI
- a CDS encoding DUF1902 domain-containing protein, translating into MEKIVNIHIEKLPEGVYLATSKDVQGLVAQGRTATEALEIARDVARKLLEARAERQNKPELTQIGDSFDYPLIVSA
- a CDS encoding Txe/YoeB family addiction module toxin — protein: MTWKLVFTWRARKDAEKLEASGLRQKAEPLLDILRKDPFQTPPPYERLVGDLAGAYSRRINIQQRLVYQVLDDIKTIKVIRMWTHYE
- a CDS encoding type II toxin-antitoxin system Phd/YefM family antitoxin translates to MTTLTASQARARLYKLMDEAAASHKPIQITGKRSNAVLVSEDDWRAIQETLYLLSAPGMRESIRKGLKTPVEECSEDLDW
- a CDS encoding helix-turn-helix transcriptional regulator; translation: MSFPRQLAALRKKSGFTQQMMADKLGIHVSQLKRYEAGTSQPTLEVFRKIILALNVSADVLLFGGEGRGPDEDLRFHFEAVSKLDPEEKAVIKELIEGMLLKHDAKRWTHSSAAT